One window of Botrimarina mediterranea genomic DNA carries:
- a CDS encoding DNA topoisomerase IV subunit A, producing the protein MAKKTATTKPAQKKRVVLTERDKKTMAALVGLADGVVMAAEKKRDPFLDIPSRTLSNVKYSPRKGILEMGSGKNRRQLFDLSQAKAYMRTMLVAKGCKELLDVGKSSSLRGLYYMLKHKIAETKENTFDDQNECDTIIEDVEVLLSSIREELHLYAENRGAMVGGITLTDRGDTIDCRRMGSGGYAIPSIVEPGIIELDPKKCDAKFILHVEKGTVWQRFNEDRFWEQHNCILTHGAGQPPRGVRRLLHRMHNELKLPIYCVLDNDPWGYYIYSVIKQGSINLAFESQRMAIPEAKYLGLRSLDFDRCELSDDVIIGLSDTDRKRAKQVAKYPWFEKKRDWQREIERMLKNDFKLEVESLMSKDISYVTETYVPERLAAKDWLD; encoded by the coding sequence ATGGCGAAGAAGACCGCGACCACCAAGCCCGCCCAGAAGAAGCGCGTCGTCCTGACCGAGCGCGACAAGAAGACGATGGCCGCCCTGGTGGGGCTGGCCGACGGGGTCGTCATGGCCGCGGAGAAGAAGCGGGACCCGTTCCTCGACATTCCGAGCAGGACCCTCTCGAACGTGAAGTACTCCCCACGGAAGGGGATCCTCGAGATGGGGAGCGGTAAGAACCGCCGTCAGCTGTTCGACCTGTCGCAGGCGAAGGCGTACATGCGGACGATGCTCGTCGCGAAGGGGTGTAAGGAGCTGCTCGACGTGGGCAAGTCGTCGAGCCTCCGGGGACTCTACTACATGCTCAAGCACAAGATCGCCGAGACGAAGGAGAACACGTTCGACGATCAGAACGAGTGCGACACGATCATCGAAGACGTGGAAGTGCTGCTGTCCAGCATCCGCGAAGAACTACACCTCTACGCCGAGAATCGCGGCGCGATGGTCGGCGGCATCACGCTGACGGATCGTGGCGACACGATCGACTGTCGGCGGATGGGGTCGGGCGGCTACGCGATCCCTTCGATCGTTGAGCCGGGCATCATCGAGCTCGACCCAAAGAAGTGCGACGCCAAGTTCATCCTTCATGTCGAAAAAGGCACGGTCTGGCAGCGCTTCAACGAGGACCGCTTCTGGGAACAGCACAACTGCATCCTCACGCACGGCGCCGGGCAGCCGCCACGTGGCGTGCGTCGGCTGTTGCACCGGATGCATAACGAGTTGAAGCTGCCGATCTACTGCGTGCTCGATAACGACCCGTGGGGGTACTACATCTACAGCGTCATCAAGCAGGGCTCGATCAACTTGGCGTTTGAATCGCAGCGGATGGCGATCCCCGAGGCAAAGTACCTCGGCCTGCGGAGCCTCGACTTCGACCGCTGCGAGCTTTCGGACGACGTGATCATCGGCCTCTCCGACACCGACCGTAAACGCGCCAAGCAGGTCGCCAAGTACCCGTGGTTCGAGAAGAAGCGGGATTGGCAGCGCGAGATCGAGCGGATGCTCAAGAACGACTTCAAGCTCGAAGTCGAATCCCTGATGTCGAAGGACATCAGTTACGTGACGGAGACGTACGTGCCGGAGCGACTGGCGGCGAAGGACTGGTTGGATTGA
- a CDS encoding arabinan endo-1,5-alpha-L-arabinosidase has translation MTKWLLLLPLVSLLMAAISPSVQGITLTGQRDIHDPSRIHELDGRYYTYGTGGPGGAIVTRYSDDLVQWWNGPAAIAAVPAWALQMVPENGGGMWAPDVVQVGDEYRMYYSVSSFGSQRSVIGLATNTTLDFNSPNYQWVDQGLVIASQPGSPYNAIDAGLLYEEDTDRLWLSFGSYWNGLYSTQLNVDTGKLSPRNPAPVNIARNPGSPVNAIEAAHIMEREGSYYLVTNWDACCQGASSTYNLRVGRGDSPLGPFFDRNGVNMLQGGGELFLATEGNQIGPGHFSDFSANGLDYFAFHYYDGAANGAPRLGIEEFGWTYDGWPVALRDLPAGDYNRDGRVDAADYTVWRDTFGSTTDLRADGSSGRGSAGRIDQSDYGVWSINYSADYATATTSTTIPEPTAFSLTAIAAAYLSAFRRQES, from the coding sequence GTGACCAAGTGGCTGTTACTTCTGCCGCTCGTTTCCCTGCTGATGGCGGCGATTTCTCCGAGCGTCCAGGGAATCACCCTCACCGGCCAGCGCGACATCCACGACCCCTCACGGATTCATGAGCTAGACGGTCGCTACTACACCTACGGCACCGGCGGGCCTGGGGGCGCGATCGTTACTCGCTACTCGGACGACCTCGTCCAATGGTGGAACGGACCGGCCGCCATCGCCGCGGTTCCCGCTTGGGCCCTGCAGATGGTCCCCGAGAACGGCGGCGGCATGTGGGCGCCCGATGTCGTACAAGTTGGCGACGAGTACCGAATGTACTACTCGGTCTCGTCCTTCGGCAGCCAACGCTCGGTCATCGGGCTCGCGACCAACACGACGCTCGACTTCAACAGCCCCAACTACCAGTGGGTCGATCAAGGCCTCGTGATCGCCTCGCAACCCGGCTCGCCCTACAACGCGATCGACGCCGGCCTGTTGTACGAGGAAGATACGGACCGCCTCTGGCTATCGTTCGGCTCCTACTGGAACGGCCTCTACAGCACGCAGCTCAACGTCGATACCGGCAAGCTGTCGCCACGCAATCCCGCTCCCGTCAACATCGCGCGCAATCCCGGCAGCCCCGTAAATGCGATCGAAGCGGCCCACATCATGGAGCGCGAGGGCTCGTACTACCTCGTCACCAACTGGGACGCCTGCTGCCAAGGCGCCAGCAGCACTTACAATCTTCGAGTCGGCCGCGGCGACAGCCCGCTCGGCCCTTTCTTCGATCGCAACGGCGTCAACATGCTCCAAGGCGGCGGCGAGTTGTTCCTCGCTACCGAGGGAAACCAGATCGGCCCGGGGCACTTCAGCGACTTTTCCGCAAATGGCCTCGACTACTTCGCCTTCCACTATTACGACGGCGCCGCGAATGGCGCCCCACGCTTAGGGATCGAAGAGTTCGGCTGGACCTACGACGGCTGGCCCGTAGCGCTGCGCGACCTTCCTGCCGGCGACTACAACCGCGACGGCCGCGTCGACGCCGCCGACTACACCGTCTGGCGAGACACCTTCGGCTCGACAACCGACCTCCGCGCCGATGGCAGCAGCGGCCGCGGCAGCGCCGGCCGCATCGACCAATCCGACTACGGCGTCTGGTCGATCAACTACAGCGCCGATTACGCCACGGCAACCACTAGCACGACCATCCCCGAGCCAACCGCGTTCAGCCTCACTGCCATCGCCGCCGCGTATCTCTCAGCGTTCCGCCGCCAAGAATCTTGA
- a CDS encoding P-II family nitrogen regulator — MKQIIAIVKPYLAERVLEGLRRAPLEALWVHEVKGMGKQKSYLDQYAGDDGAMAFLPKVELSMMVEDARAEEVLERLVEIARTGRMGDGKIFVLPAQPYERVVSI, encoded by the coding sequence ATGAAACAAATCATCGCCATCGTTAAACCCTACCTGGCCGAGCGGGTCCTCGAAGGCCTGCGGCGGGCGCCGCTGGAGGCGTTGTGGGTCCACGAGGTGAAGGGGATGGGGAAGCAGAAGAGCTACCTCGACCAGTACGCCGGCGACGACGGCGCCATGGCGTTCTTGCCGAAGGTCGAGCTGTCGATGATGGTCGAAGACGCCCGCGCCGAAGAGGTGCTGGAGCGCCTCGTGGAGATCGCCCGCACGGGGCGGATGGGCGACGGGAAAATCTTCGTGCTGCCGGCTCAGCCTTACGAGCGGGTCGTGTCGATCTAG
- a CDS encoding GNAT family N-acetyltransferase, with product MLDEIRLRNEAPDDLDAIRRLNEAAFPTPAEGRLVDLLREAGRLTLSIVAVAGDQIVGHVALSPITVDGSVAGLGLAPLAVDAAYRRQGIGGALIEHSLDRCRELRTPLVVVLGEPAYYRRFGFESASRYGLVDEYGGGDAFQALWLGPTAPRPSGTIKYAPEFSIFGV from the coding sequence GTGCTTGACGAGATTCGGCTGCGCAACGAAGCTCCCGACGACCTCGACGCCATCCGGCGCCTCAACGAAGCGGCGTTCCCCACGCCCGCCGAGGGTCGCCTCGTTGACCTGCTGCGTGAAGCCGGCCGCCTGACGCTGTCGATCGTCGCCGTCGCGGGCGACCAAATCGTCGGGCACGTCGCCCTCAGCCCCATCACCGTTGATGGCAGCGTAGCCGGCCTCGGTCTGGCGCCGCTCGCCGTTGACGCCGCCTATCGCCGCCAAGGAATCGGCGGCGCCCTCATCGAGCACTCCCTCGATCGGTGCCGTGAGCTGCGGACGCCCCTGGTCGTGGTCCTCGGCGAGCCCGCCTACTATCGCCGGTTTGGCTTCGAATCGGCCAGCCGCTACGGCCTCGTGGACGAGTACGGCGGCGGCGACGCCTTCCAGGCTCTCTGGCTCGGTCCGACCGCACCCCGCCCCAGTGGGACCATAAAATACGCGCCCGAGTTCTCGATTTTCGGGGTGTAG
- a CDS encoding VIT1/CCC1 transporter family protein gives MRWDSIDEKTWRRGLATGELRGDKFVITDFGDDSTWADALADVYQASTQFPRSTVAVALSPAAKNLLRDLRSQGRLSFREHDGLADIDNVLDFTDQSLRAHIDEHKPSAIAQRLELGFRHSYLKDFVYGAIDGAVTTFAVVSGVAGAGLSPGIIIILGAANLVGDGFSMAASNFLGTRAEQQLRARARRLEEEHIARYEKGEREEVRQIFAAKGFEGADLENAVRVITSDRDRWVDTMLQEEHGLPLSSPSAWRAAWTTFVAFLLVGLIPLLPFLWEFARGNVSSSPFLASTIMTAVAFVAVGAAKSRFVDHHWTVSGAETLAVGGAAAALAYVAGVLLKGVVG, from the coding sequence GTGCGTTGGGATTCGATCGACGAAAAGACGTGGCGGCGTGGGCTAGCGACGGGCGAGCTGCGCGGCGACAAGTTCGTCATCACCGACTTCGGCGATGACTCGACGTGGGCCGACGCTCTCGCCGATGTCTACCAGGCCTCGACGCAGTTCCCGCGTTCGACAGTCGCCGTCGCATTGTCGCCCGCCGCGAAGAACCTGCTGCGTGACCTGCGCTCGCAAGGCCGCCTCAGCTTCCGCGAACACGACGGCCTCGCCGACATCGACAACGTCCTCGACTTCACCGACCAGAGCCTCCGCGCCCACATCGACGAGCACAAGCCGTCCGCGATCGCCCAGCGGCTCGAGCTCGGCTTCCGCCATAGCTACCTCAAGGATTTCGTCTACGGCGCCATCGACGGCGCGGTGACGACATTCGCCGTCGTATCGGGCGTCGCCGGCGCGGGCCTCTCGCCTGGGATCATCATCATCCTCGGCGCGGCCAACCTCGTCGGCGACGGCTTCAGCATGGCGGCGAGCAACTTCCTCGGCACCCGCGCCGAACAACAGCTCCGCGCCCGCGCCCGCCGGCTCGAAGAAGAGCACATCGCGCGCTACGAAAAGGGCGAGCGCGAAGAGGTCCGCCAGATCTTCGCCGCCAAGGGTTTTGAGGGGGCCGACCTCGAGAACGCCGTCCGCGTCATCACCAGCGACCGCGACCGCTGGGTCGACACCATGCTCCAAGAAGAGCACGGCCTCCCCCTCTCCAGCCCCTCCGCCTGGCGGGCGGCGTGGACGACGTTCGTCGCCTTCCTCCTGGTCGGCCTCATCCCGCTGCTCCCCTTCCTCTGGGAGTTTGCCCGGGGCAACGTCTCCAGCAGCCCCTTCCTCGCCAGCACCATCATGACCGCGGTCGCCTTCGTCGCCGTCGGCGCCGCCAAGTCCCGCTTCGTCGATCACCACTGGACCGTCAGCGGCGCCGAAACCCTAGCCGTCGGCGGCGCCGCAGCAGCCCTCGCCTACGTAGCCGGCGTGCTATTGAAGGGCGTCGTAGGATAG
- a CDS encoding thymidylate synthase, with translation MHQYLDLLRRVYEHGAPKGDRTGTGTRSVFGHQMRFDLSQGFPLVTTKKVHLKSIIHELLWFIRGETSIDYLRDNGVTIWDEWADEDGELGPVYGKQWRSWRVPGEDGHSERHIDQLAEVIDEIKGDPDSRRLIVSAWNVADLPDMALPPCHLLFQFYVAGGKLSCQLYQRSADVFLGVPFNIASYALLTMMVAQVTGFEPGEFIHTLGDAHLYDNHLEQAQTQLAREPRPLPQMRIDPSVTSIDDFRFEHFTLEGYDPHPHIKAQVAV, from the coding sequence ATGCACCAATACCTCGACTTGCTCCGCCGCGTCTACGAGCACGGCGCCCCCAAGGGCGACCGCACCGGCACCGGCACTCGCAGCGTCTTCGGTCACCAGATGCGGTTCGACCTGTCGCAGGGGTTTCCGCTCGTGACCACCAAGAAGGTGCACCTCAAGTCGATTATCCACGAGTTGCTCTGGTTCATCCGCGGCGAGACGAGCATCGACTACCTCCGCGACAATGGCGTCACCATCTGGGACGAGTGGGCCGACGAAGACGGCGAGCTCGGCCCCGTCTATGGCAAGCAGTGGCGTTCGTGGCGAGTCCCCGGCGAAGACGGCCACAGCGAGCGTCACATCGACCAGCTCGCCGAAGTCATCGACGAGATCAAGGGCGACCCCGACAGCCGCCGGCTGATCGTCAGCGCGTGGAACGTCGCCGACCTCCCCGACATGGCGCTGCCGCCGTGCCACCTCTTGTTCCAGTTCTACGTCGCGGGCGGCAAGCTGAGCTGCCAGCTCTACCAGCGCTCGGCCGACGTCTTCCTCGGCGTGCCGTTCAACATCGCCAGCTACGCGCTGCTGACGATGATGGTCGCCCAGGTGACCGGCTTCGAGCCGGGCGAGTTCATCCACACCCTCGGCGACGCCCACCTCTACGACAACCACTTAGAGCAGGCCCAGACGCAACTCGCCCGCGAACCCCGCCCGCTCCCCCAGATGCGGATCGACCCGTCGGTCACGTCGATCGACGACTTTCGCTTCGAGCACTTCACTCTAGAAGGCTACGACCCGCATCCCCACATCAAAGCCCAAGTGGCGGTGTAG
- a CDS encoding dihydrofolate reductase, which translates to MAASSNNIIGRGGELPWRLPADLAHFKRLTMGAAILMGRKTYDSIGRPLPGRKSIVLTRDVSWRAIHDEVLVAESLDQAIAIAAQAEVELKAQVFVIGGGEIYRLALPKADRIYLTRVHTTVVEGDATFPELNSSEWRLVSSADHPADERNEHACTFEVWERRSV; encoded by the coding sequence GTGGCCGCCTCCTCAAACAACATCATCGGCCGTGGGGGCGAACTCCCCTGGCGCCTCCCCGCCGACCTCGCCCACTTCAAACGCCTCACGATGGGCGCCGCGATCCTCATGGGTCGCAAGACCTACGACTCGATCGGCCGCCCTCTCCCCGGCCGGAAGTCGATCGTCCTCACCCGCGATGTGAGCTGGCGCGCCATTCACGACGAAGTCTTGGTAGCAGAGTCTCTCGATCAAGCCATCGCCATCGCGGCTCAAGCCGAAGTCGAGTTGAAAGCCCAAGTCTTCGTCATCGGCGGCGGCGAGATCTACCGCCTCGCCCTCCCGAAAGCCGACCGCATCTACCTGACGCGTGTCCATACGACTGTTGTTGAGGGTGACGCGACATTCCCTGAACTCAACTCCTCCGAGTGGCGCCTAGTCTCATCAGCAGACCATCCGGCCGACGAACGCAACGAGCACGCCTGCACGTTCGAAGTCTGGGAGCGGCGAAGTGTGTAG
- the epmA gene encoding EF-P lysine aminoacylase EpmA: MSDATIAAGAEVVGVMKMETLRQRADLLDKTRAFFKQRGFLEVETPLAAAEAIPEQHIQLSTIDDGRRVLQASPEMHHKRLLCAGAGSLFEVTKSFRGYEVGRLHNPEFTILEWYQVDKGLDDAIALTEALFQTLLKAPPFRRTTYREAFGPLGIDPHTAMVEELRELALSRSPSAVEPFESDDRDEWLNVLLALCVEPTLGVEAPEVLYDYPATQASLAKTVVDGEGAEVAQRFEVYWRGMELANGYEELTDAVALRRRLEIANTQRVAAGWPVVPMPERLLSEMVDPGLPPCAGVAIGFDRIVMLATGAQSIGEVRAFAESRRV, from the coding sequence TTGTCCGATGCCACCATTGCTGCCGGGGCAGAGGTTGTCGGCGTGATGAAGATGGAAACGCTCCGCCAGCGTGCCGACTTGCTCGACAAGACTCGCGCGTTTTTCAAGCAACGTGGCTTCCTGGAGGTCGAGACGCCGCTCGCCGCGGCCGAGGCGATCCCCGAGCAGCACATCCAGCTTTCGACGATCGACGATGGCCGGCGTGTGTTGCAGGCGTCGCCCGAGATGCACCACAAGCGGCTGTTGTGCGCTGGGGCTGGTTCGCTGTTCGAAGTAACGAAGTCTTTCCGCGGCTACGAGGTGGGGCGGCTGCATAATCCCGAGTTCACGATTCTGGAGTGGTATCAGGTCGACAAAGGTCTTGATGACGCGATCGCGTTGACCGAGGCGTTGTTTCAGACGTTGTTGAAGGCTCCGCCGTTTCGGAGAACGACGTATCGCGAGGCGTTTGGACCGTTGGGGATCGATCCGCACACGGCAATGGTCGAGGAACTGCGCGAGTTGGCGCTGAGCAGATCACCTTCGGCGGTGGAACCGTTCGAGTCGGACGATCGTGACGAGTGGTTGAACGTGCTGCTGGCGTTGTGTGTGGAGCCGACGCTCGGGGTCGAGGCGCCCGAAGTGCTGTATGACTACCCGGCGACGCAGGCGTCGCTGGCGAAGACGGTCGTTGACGGCGAGGGCGCCGAGGTAGCGCAACGGTTCGAGGTCTATTGGCGGGGGATGGAGCTCGCCAATGGGTACGAAGAACTGACGGACGCGGTCGCGTTGCGACGGCGACTGGAAATAGCGAATACCCAGCGGGTCGCGGCGGGGTGGCCGGTGGTTCCGATGCCGGAACGGCTGCTGAGCGAAATGGTCGATCCCGGCTTGCCGCCGTGCGCGGGCGTGGCGATTGGGTTCGACCGGATCGTGATGCTTGCGACCGGGGCGCAGAGCATTGGCGAGGTGCGGGCGTTTGCTGAGAGTCGTAGGGTGTGA
- a CDS encoding M48 family metallopeptidase, translating to MATDFFQRQAAARRSTVWLIGVFALSVIAVVATVFVVTYLALVADNERVRALDGAAHHVPWQAPAGAAGGALALIAGGSLFKVASLRVGGGRGVAEGLGGRRLVRDTTTDPDERRVLNVVDEMAIASGTPSPPVFLIDDDSINAFAAGYTPSDAVVGVTRGCVKNLSRDELQGVIAHEFSHILNGDMRMSIRLIGVLHGILLLGLIGRLVLRIVFHSSHSYDSRRSGSDGTGKGGTAVLAVLAIGVALVVLGAVGSLLGGLIKAAVSRQREYLADASAVQFTRNPGGIAGALKKILASSVGSQVSHPRAPELSHMFFSQGVWEGFTSLMATHPPLKDRIKAIEPKWDGKLPQGVAGGVADVGDGVGFAAGVARGGNGPDEEVSIDSMDHAVDWIGDPLEAHRLYAAELIASIPDTIRDAAGEPSGARAVVYGLLLDENPEVRAKQRQALQETADPAVVALLFNRLLEPIDNLDERLRLPLVDLSLASLAAMSFPQYQRFCRSFRALVVADDRLSLFEWTLSQVLLRNLRPQFERVRSPRVQYSSLYPLSHECGVLLSALAYACGEKSNAAAGYAIGRSQLKEAPGNLLDRSQCGLDALRAALEKIALAEEHHRGRVVDAAAAVICADQHVVVAEAELLRGISDLLDCPMPPLLPGQRLSA from the coding sequence ATGGCTACCGACTTCTTTCAGCGGCAGGCGGCGGCGAGGCGGTCGACGGTTTGGTTGATCGGCGTCTTTGCGCTGTCCGTGATCGCGGTGGTGGCGACGGTCTTCGTGGTGACCTACCTGGCGCTCGTGGCCGACAACGAGCGCGTCCGGGCGCTCGACGGCGCGGCGCATCACGTCCCCTGGCAAGCGCCGGCCGGCGCAGCGGGCGGGGCGCTCGCGTTGATCGCGGGCGGTTCGCTGTTCAAAGTGGCGTCGCTCCGCGTCGGCGGTGGACGCGGCGTCGCGGAAGGCCTTGGCGGGCGCCGGCTCGTGCGCGACACCACGACCGACCCGGACGAGCGGCGGGTGCTAAACGTCGTCGATGAGATGGCGATCGCCTCGGGGACGCCCTCGCCGCCCGTGTTCCTAATCGACGACGATTCGATTAACGCCTTCGCGGCCGGCTACACGCCGAGTGACGCAGTGGTCGGCGTCACCCGCGGCTGTGTGAAGAACCTGAGCCGCGACGAGTTGCAAGGCGTCATCGCCCACGAGTTCAGCCACATCCTCAACGGCGACATGCGGATGAGCATCCGCCTGATCGGCGTGCTGCACGGCATTCTGCTGCTAGGGCTGATTGGGCGGCTGGTGCTGCGGATTGTCTTCCACTCGTCGCATTCCTACGACTCGCGGAGATCGGGGAGCGACGGCACGGGGAAAGGCGGGACGGCCGTCCTCGCCGTGTTGGCGATCGGCGTGGCGCTGGTGGTGCTGGGGGCGGTCGGCAGCTTGCTCGGCGGGCTGATCAAGGCGGCCGTGTCGCGGCAGCGCGAGTACTTGGCCGACGCCTCGGCGGTGCAGTTCACGCGCAACCCGGGAGGCATCGCGGGGGCGCTGAAGAAGATTCTGGCGAGCTCGGTCGGCAGCCAGGTGTCGCACCCGCGGGCGCCGGAGCTGAGTCACATGTTCTTCTCGCAGGGCGTGTGGGAGGGCTTCACGTCGTTGATGGCGACGCATCCGCCGCTGAAGGACCGCATCAAGGCGATCGAGCCGAAGTGGGATGGCAAGCTGCCGCAGGGCGTGGCCGGCGGCGTGGCGGACGTCGGCGACGGCGTCGGCTTTGCCGCGGGCGTTGCACGCGGCGGGAACGGGCCGGACGAGGAAGTCTCCATCGATTCGATGGATCATGCGGTGGACTGGATCGGGGACCCACTCGAAGCGCATCGCTTGTATGCGGCGGAGTTGATCGCGTCCATTCCCGACACGATCCGTGACGCGGCGGGCGAGCCGAGCGGCGCGCGGGCGGTCGTCTACGGTTTACTTCTCGACGAGAACCCCGAGGTGCGGGCGAAGCAGCGACAGGCGCTGCAGGAGACGGCCGACCCCGCCGTGGTGGCGCTGCTCTTCAATCGGCTCTTGGAGCCAATCGACAATCTCGACGAGCGGCTCCGGCTGCCGCTGGTGGATTTGAGTCTGGCTTCGCTGGCGGCGATGTCGTTCCCGCAGTACCAACGGTTCTGCCGGAGCTTCCGGGCGCTGGTGGTCGCCGACGATCGATTGAGCCTGTTCGAGTGGACGCTGTCGCAGGTGCTGCTGCGAAACTTGCGGCCGCAGTTCGAGCGGGTGCGTTCGCCGCGGGTGCAATACAGCTCACTGTATCCGCTTTCGCACGAGTGCGGCGTGCTGCTGTCGGCGTTGGCGTATGCGTGTGGCGAGAAGAGCAACGCGGCGGCGGGTTATGCAATCGGCCGATCGCAGTTGAAAGAGGCGCCGGGCAACCTGCTCGATCGATCGCAATGCGGCCTCGACGCGCTGCGGGCGGCGCTGGAGAAGATCGCGTTGGCGGAAGAGCATCACCGGGGCCGGGTCGTCGATGCGGCCGCGGCGGTGATCTGTGCAGACCAGCACGTGGTGGTCGCCGAGGCGGAGCTCCTGCGGGGCATTTCGGACCTGCTCGATTGTCCGATGCCACCATTGCTGCCGGGGCAGAGGTTGTCGGCGTGA
- a CDS encoding LemA family protein, producing the protein MLGPGLIMLIVLAAIAVLIFLYVVGIYNRLVTLKNRFQNAFSQIEVQLQRRYDLIPNLVEIAKKYMAHERETLEAVTAARNQAVGALKAASANPGDPTAMANLSAAENGLGGVLGRLMMVSEAYPDLKANQNMAQLTEELTSTENKVAFARQHYNDAVTEYNTYKQTFPPIFFAGLLGHSQDAELLDFDDAKINEAPKVSF; encoded by the coding sequence ATGCTCGGCCCAGGCCTCATCATGCTGATCGTCTTAGCGGCGATTGCGGTCCTCATTTTTCTCTACGTCGTCGGGATTTACAACCGGCTGGTGACGCTGAAGAACCGTTTCCAGAACGCGTTCTCGCAGATCGAGGTGCAGCTGCAGCGGCGTTATGACCTGATCCCGAATCTGGTCGAGATCGCCAAGAAGTACATGGCCCACGAGCGCGAGACGCTCGAAGCGGTGACCGCGGCGCGGAACCAAGCCGTCGGCGCGTTGAAGGCGGCGTCGGCCAACCCCGGCGACCCGACGGCGATGGCCAACTTGTCGGCGGCTGAGAACGGCCTGGGCGGCGTGCTGGGCCGTTTGATGATGGTTTCGGAGGCGTATCCGGACCTCAAGGCGAACCAGAACATGGCGCAGCTCACCGAAGAGCTGACCTCGACCGAGAACAAGGTCGCGTTCGCCCGTCAGCACTACAACGACGCGGTGACGGAGTACAACACGTACAAGCAGACGTTCCCGCCGATCTTCTTCGCGGGCCTCCTGGGCCACTCGCAGGACGCGGAACTGCTCGACTTCGACGACGCCAAGATCAACGAAGCGCCGAAGGTAAGTTTCTGA
- the efp gene encoding elongation factor P: protein MGTVSTSDFRKGLKVQIDGTPYLMVEMNFRKPGKGTALYECKMKNLLRNTVVDRTYRAGQVLEEADVMEFTAQYLYKQGDSFVFMNNQDYEQYELTADQVGDAAKYLKENMDCQLMTFNGNAISVFAPNHVVLQVEFAEPAPKGNTATGVQKPVKLETGAEILAPSFINTGDWLRVDTRTDEYIERTNAPE from the coding sequence GTGGGCACGGTCAGCACGAGTGATTTCCGCAAGGGGTTGAAGGTCCAGATCGATGGCACCCCCTACCTAATGGTGGAGATGAACTTCCGGAAGCCCGGCAAGGGGACCGCTCTGTACGAGTGCAAGATGAAGAACTTGCTCCGTAACACCGTCGTCGATCGGACCTACCGCGCCGGCCAAGTGCTGGAAGAGGCCGACGTGATGGAGTTCACCGCCCAGTACCTGTACAAGCAGGGCGACAGCTTCGTCTTCATGAACAACCAGGACTACGAGCAGTACGAGCTGACGGCCGACCAGGTCGGCGACGCCGCCAAGTACCTGAAAGAGAACATGGACTGCCAGTTGATGACGTTCAACGGCAACGCGATCTCGGTGTTCGCGCCGAACCACGTCGTCCTGCAAGTCGAGTTCGCCGAGCCGGCGCCGAAGGGAAACACCGCCACGGGCGTGCAAAAGCCCGTCAAGCTCGAGACAGGCGCCGAGATCCTCGCCCCGTCGTTCATCAACACGGGCGACTGGCTACGCGTCGATACGCGGACGGACGAGTACATCGAACGGACCAACGCTCCCGAGTAA